In Phycisphaerae bacterium, the following proteins share a genomic window:
- the efp gene encoding elongation factor P has protein sequence MKKGQTILWEGKLYIIIDFEHVKLGKGGAIYQTKIKGVIDGLINNARIRSEENIEEVTLDKRKYEYLYSEPNGHVLMDLETYDQITLDDDAFGDGRKYLKPNTEIAVSTYEGKPVMVTLPNSVDLRVVETPPEIKGATASGQRKSATLDTGAVISVPSFIKVGDVVRVDTRTGEYITRA, from the coding sequence ATGAAAAAGGGTCAGACGATCCTGTGGGAAGGAAAGCTCTATATAATTATAGACTTCGAGCACGTCAAGCTCGGCAAAGGCGGCGCAATTTATCAGACAAAAATCAAGGGTGTTATTGACGGACTGATAAATAACGCCAGAATCAGGTCCGAGGAAAACATCGAAGAGGTTACTCTCGATAAGCGGAAATACGAGTATCTTTATTCCGAGCCGAACGGCCACGTCCTTATGGACCTTGAAACTTACGACCAGATAACGCTCGACGATGACGCCTTCGGCGACGGCAGAAAATATCTCAAGCCCAACACCGAAATCGCCGTCAGTACATATGAAGGCAAACCAGTTATGGTTACTTTGCCAAATTCTGTCGACCTTAGGGTTGTCGAAACGCCGCCGGAGATAAAAGGCGCAACGGCTTCGGGCCAGCGAAAATCCGCAACGCTCGACACCGGCGCCGTTATCAGTGTGCCGTCGTTCATAAAGGTCGGCGATGTTGTCCGTGTCGATACACGCACAGGCGAATACATTACAAGAGCATAA
- the secA gene encoding preprotein translocase subunit SecA codes for MAQGKISRLLVKLFGSRNERLIKGYMRIALEAGQFEEQIKNLSDDALKAKTAEFKNRLSADANPEHILSEAFAVVREAARRTVNMRHFDVQLIGGHVLYDGRIAEMTTGEGKTLVATLAAYLVHLTGKKVHVVTVNDYLAKRDSEWMGPVYNALGLTVGAIQANMETTGADRKAQYSCDITYGTNNEFGFDYLRDNMKVSAEQLAQGPLEYAIIDEVDSILIDEARTPLIISGPAFDDVSRYKKADAVAKQIINMQSNYNHINQQLDSAHKTIANAQGELSESKKAKDDLRVQKAQSVIEKTQTEIENLQSRLDSAKQYYEIEYDRKAVHLNHDGLGAAQDLAGVGSFFTGSNMEWPHLLEQSLRAHIVFEKEKDYVVMDGKIIIVDEFTGRLMHGRQWSDGLHQAVEAKENVTVKEESQTLATITLQNFFRLYEKIAGMTGTAITEADEFMQIYKLEVVTIPTNKPCIRDDKDDMIYKSIKEKFNAIVEEIHDTSSAGRPVLVGTISVEKSEAISNALTRKYGIEHEVLNAKQHAREALIVEKAGHQHTDRSGKLCGNVTIATNMAGRGTDIKLGPGVADIGGLHIVGTERHESRRIDNQLRGRCGRQGDAGSTQFFLSFDDDLLKIFSPEWTVKALSWVGWEEGEPIQHRQISKGVEKAQKKVEQRNFEARKSLLEFDEVMDYQRKTFYSRRRQVIEGIGLKDMITAMIDSTIDKACSDILDADYRLKCIAEWVKTNFGVDINPGRISGFNAEQIEELAKKNAKNEAANNISVTLGEYLEDFADKSTWNIESLCKWAMSSYSVNLSGSKIRQMTAEEIEQNLITASAEQIEKKDCSSLAIFLDADFGIKTFANWSANKFGIKLDVNELEPLKPKQVYEKLLGLVQILYARREIEYPVEFAMSMTYRTDSVNVYAFENLAGWINERFGKEITVSYLQNTSPAAVHKELLKISEDYHSSGLKNEIDEKIASLQPDQFVEWANNRFKANLKSDDFASEPRPSESGMVNTAKEKLLEAGREFLRTELSELEKYVLLQFYDSAWKDHLYAMDHMKESIFMRAYAEKDPKIEYKHEGFRMFGEMLDLIEDKVTDTIFKVRLEAGTRTKSIWQAGQTKHEEVSQFEMAERQRAAAQAPQGEATRVKQIKLEQPKVGRNDPCPCGSGKKYKKCCGTNA; via the coding sequence ATGGCTCAGGGAAAAATAAGTCGGCTGCTCGTAAAGCTTTTCGGTTCACGCAACGAAAGACTCATCAAGGGATATATGCGCATCGCCTTAGAGGCCGGCCAATTCGAAGAGCAGATAAAAAACCTCAGTGACGACGCTTTAAAAGCAAAAACAGCGGAATTTAAAAATCGTTTATCTGCCGATGCAAACCCGGAACACATACTGTCCGAAGCCTTTGCTGTCGTTCGTGAAGCGGCAAGAAGAACCGTCAATATGCGGCATTTCGATGTCCAGCTCATTGGCGGCCATGTCCTTTATGACGGCAGGATTGCTGAAATGACAACCGGCGAAGGAAAAACTCTTGTTGCCACTCTTGCCGCGTATCTTGTCCATCTTACGGGAAAAAAGGTGCATGTCGTTACCGTCAACGACTATCTGGCAAAACGCGACTCCGAGTGGATGGGCCCGGTTTACAATGCCCTGGGGCTGACCGTCGGCGCGATTCAGGCAAATATGGAAACCACCGGCGCCGACCGCAAGGCACAATACTCCTGCGATATAACTTACGGAACAAATAACGAGTTCGGCTTCGATTATCTGCGCGACAATATGAAAGTCTCTGCAGAGCAGCTGGCGCAGGGCCCGCTCGAATACGCGATTATCGACGAAGTTGACTCTATCCTTATCGACGAGGCCAGAACGCCGCTGATTATTTCCGGCCCCGCTTTCGACGATGTCAGCAGATACAAAAAGGCCGATGCCGTCGCAAAACAGATTATAAATATGCAAAGCAACTATAATCATATAAATCAGCAGCTCGATTCGGCACACAAGACAATAGCGAACGCTCAGGGCGAACTTTCAGAATCGAAAAAAGCAAAAGACGACCTCCGCGTACAAAAAGCCCAGTCTGTAATTGAAAAAACTCAGACTGAAATTGAAAACCTGCAGAGCCGGCTCGACTCGGCAAAGCAATATTACGAAATAGAATACGACCGAAAAGCGGTTCATCTCAATCACGACGGCCTCGGCGCAGCTCAGGACCTTGCCGGCGTCGGCTCGTTCTTTACAGGCTCGAATATGGAATGGCCGCATCTTCTCGAACAGAGCCTGCGGGCGCATATTGTCTTTGAAAAGGAAAAAGACTACGTCGTAATGGACGGCAAAATCATAATTGTCGATGAATTCACCGGCCGTCTTATGCACGGCAGACAATGGTCGGACGGTCTTCATCAGGCCGTAGAGGCCAAGGAAAATGTTACTGTGAAAGAGGAATCCCAGACCCTTGCGACAATAACGCTGCAGAACTTTTTCCGTCTCTATGAAAAAATAGCCGGTATGACAGGCACCGCCATCACCGAAGCCGACGAGTTTATGCAGATATACAAACTCGAAGTCGTTACCATCCCGACAAACAAACCCTGCATCCGCGACGACAAAGACGATATGATTTATAAATCCATTAAGGAAAAATTCAACGCTATCGTAGAGGAAATTCACGACACAAGCTCCGCGGGCCGCCCTGTGCTTGTCGGCACGATAAGCGTCGAAAAGAGTGAGGCGATTTCAAACGCCCTGACCAGAAAATACGGCATAGAGCACGAAGTTCTTAACGCCAAACAGCACGCAAGAGAAGCGTTAATCGTTGAAAAGGCGGGCCATCAGCACACCGACCGCTCGGGAAAACTCTGCGGCAACGTTACAATTGCTACGAATATGGCCGGCCGCGGCACGGATATCAAGCTCGGCCCGGGCGTCGCCGATATTGGCGGTCTGCACATAGTCGGCACTGAGCGACACGAGTCCAGAAGAATTGACAATCAGCTTCGCGGACGATGCGGCAGACAGGGTGACGCCGGTTCTACCCAGTTCTTTTTAAGTTTCGACGACGATTTGCTGAAAATCTTTTCTCCTGAATGGACAGTAAAGGCTCTTTCATGGGTCGGCTGGGAAGAAGGCGAGCCGATTCAACATCGCCAGATTAGCAAAGGCGTTGAAAAGGCGCAGAAAAAAGTCGAACAGCGGAATTTCGAGGCAAGAAAAAGCCTTCTTGAATTTGACGAGGTGATGGACTATCAGAGAAAAACCTTCTATTCCCGCAGAAGACAGGTAATCGAAGGCATAGGCCTTAAGGATATGATTACCGCGATGATAGATTCGACAATCGATAAGGCCTGCAGCGATATACTCGACGCGGACTATCGTTTGAAATGTATCGCCGAATGGGTAAAGACAAATTTCGGAGTCGATATAAATCCGGGCCGTATCTCCGGCTTTAACGCCGAGCAGATAGAGGAACTGGCAAAGAAAAACGCGAAAAATGAGGCCGCAAACAACATCTCCGTTACTCTTGGCGAATATCTCGAAGACTTCGCTGACAAGAGCACCTGGAACATCGAATCTCTGTGTAAATGGGCGATGAGTTCGTACAGCGTAAATCTTTCAGGCAGTAAAATCCGGCAAATGACCGCTGAAGAAATCGAACAAAACCTTATCACCGCCTCTGCCGAACAGATAGAGAAAAAAGATTGTTCTTCGCTGGCCATATTCCTTGACGCTGATTTTGGAATCAAAACATTTGCCAACTGGTCGGCCAATAAATTCGGAATCAAACTCGATGTAAACGAGCTGGAACCATTAAAGCCGAAGCAGGTTTACGAAAAGCTTCTCGGCCTGGTACAGATTCTCTATGCCCGTCGGGAAATAGAATACCCCGTTGAATTCGCGATGAGTATGACTTATCGCACCGACAGCGTAAATGTCTATGCGTTTGAAAATCTTGCAGGCTGGATAAACGAAAGGTTCGGTAAAGAAATCACTGTTTCTTATCTGCAGAATACTTCCCCTGCCGCGGTCCATAAAGAACTGCTGAAAATCAGCGAAGATTACCACAGCTCAGGTCTTAAAAATGAAATCGATGAAAAAATCGCATCTCTTCAGCCAGACCAATTCGTTGAATGGGCGAATAACAGGTTCAAAGCAAATTTGAAGAGTGATGATTTCGCATCAGAGCCGCGACCGTCAGAGAGCGGTATGGTAAATACCGCTAAGGAAAAACTGCTTGAGGCAGGCAGGGAATTTTTAAGGACTGAACTTAGCGAGCTTGAAAAATATGTCCTTCTGCAATTCTACGATTCAGCGTGGAAGGACCATTTGTATGCGATGGACCACATGAAGGAAAGTATTTTTATGCGGGCTTATGCCGAGAAGGACCCGAAAATAGAATATAAACACGAGGGATTCCGGATGTTCGGCGAGATGCTTGATTTAATTGAAGATAAAGTTACTGATACAATCTTCAAGGTTCGTCTCGAAGCGGGTACAAGAACAAAAAGTATCTGGCAGGCAGGCCAGACAAAACACGAAGAAGTTAGTCAGTTTGAAATGGCCGAACGTCAGCGTGCCGCCGCTCAGGCCCCGCAGGGCGAAGCAACCAGAGTCAAACAGATAAAGCTTGAACAGCCCAAGGTCGGCAGAAACGACCCGTGTCCGTGCGGCAGCGGGAAAAAATACAAAAAATGCTGCGGCACTAACGCTTAA